TACAATTCAAAAACTAGCTCATGATTTGAGACATCCTTTTGCACATATTAAAAATTCATTGCATGTTATGTTGCGCTTATCGAGCTACGAAGAAATTAGACAGTATATTTTAGAAACTGGTAAATCTATTGAAAAAGATATTTTGGGCGTAGAAAATATGCTTTCTGATTTATTGCATTTTAGAACAGAAGAATCACCGCATTTGGTTGATACAAATTTTTATCAACTTTTATATTCTGTTATTAAGAATAGTTTTGAGGTGCAAAAAAAAGTTGAAATATCTCTTTATTATAAATTTAATCATAAGTTTATGATTTGTGTTGATATACATAAAATGGAACGAGTTTTGTCAAATATTATTACCAACGCTATTGAAGCAATGCAAGGTATTGGTGAGATGAGTTTTGTAACAAGAGAATTTGTGAATGATAGTATTTTTTATTTTGAATTATGTATTTCTAATACTAATTCGTATATAGATGAAAATTCAGGTGATAAAATATTTGATCTATTTTTTACACAAGGTAAACAAAGAGGCACTGGTCTAGGTTTGGGTATAGCCAAAGAAATTATCGAACAGCATAGAGGAAAAATATTTTATACATCTTCTGTAACAAAAGGTGTAAAATTTTATATACAACTTCCTCAGCCAACAAAGTTAAAAGAAGACATTAATGACTCAATAGAGTTTCCTGTTGAAGCGAGTTTTTTTGTAAAAAATTTTGATTCAATTTATAATAACTCTCAAGTTGAATATGAAAAAAGATCAAATTTGATTGAAGAAAAAATTTTATCTTTATTAAATAGTAAATCTAACTCAAAAAAATTTCAAATACTTATTCTTGAAGATGATGAAACCTATATTAAGAATTTTTCAACATTAATTTCTTCAAATTTTCTTAGTAATTATTTTGAAATATTGCCTTTTAAAGATTTTTGGAGCGCCTATAATGGCGTTAAAAATTTTAATCCTGAATTTATTATTTGTGATATTGATTTAGGTATAAAAGATTTAAATGGTTTTGATTTTGTTAAGAAATTAAGAGAAGAAGGAAATAATTCAAAAATTTGTATTCATACAAATAGATTTTTAAAATGTGATTTAGAAAAATCTCTTGAAGTTAATTCTGACTTTTTTATAGCAAAACCCATGTCAAGATTTCAATTTCTTAAATTTATTTATTCATATTTTAATCCAGAATGTAATGAAAGATTTTTGTCTTCCGAGATTGTATTACAATCTTCTGACAATCATGATTTTATTATTATTATAGATGATGAATATGATTATCATAAGTTTTGGTCTGTTTCGGTTTACGATGCACAGATTAAATGTTTTTTTCATCCTGATGCAGCATTAAAATATTTTATAGATAATCCAGAGTTTTTGAATAAAGTAGCATTTATAATAGTTGACTATTATTATGATAAGAGTGCTTTAAATGTTTCTCAAATGAGTTTTACTGATTCTATTAGAAAATTTAATTATAAAAATCCAATTATTATTTCTACTAATGCTTCATTAAATCAAAATGATCATAAACAATTTGATGGCGTAATTGCAAAACAAGTCTATTCTTTATCTAAATTAAATTCTATGTTTCCTAATAATGGCTCAACTTTGTCTTAATAGTTCGGCAATTATTTTCTATATGTTTTTATTACAATAATGTAAATTTTTCATTACTAGCTAAAAATTAAATAGTATAATTATTTCATATATAGTTATTTATGATAGGAAAATATTATGCTCAAAAATGTTTATGCACCTTTGTCTGGTGGAGTTTTGCAAGAAAGAGTTATGGAAATAATTTCTAATAATTTAGCAAATACAAATACAACAGCATTTAAAGAAGATGAAATTGCATTTCAAGAACAAGAAGCAAATCCTTGGCCGAGTTATGCGACACCGCATCCACCTGCGCCATTTAAAATTAACATGCAAGAATTATGGCCTTTAAAGGGCAATGAAATGTCTTATGTTACTTTGAGCGAAATCAAAACAGCACATACTCAAGGGCCAATGATCAAAACAGGCAACTCATTGGACGTGGCAATACAAGGTGACGGTTTTTTTGAAGTGATGACACCTTTTGGCGAGCGTTTTACCAGAGATGGTGCCTTTAGCATTAGTAATGATGGAGTTTTAATTACCAAAACAGGAGCTGTTGTACAAGGAGAAAATGGGGCAATCAGTGGTCTCGAAGCAAAGAACTTCAGTATTTTAGCGACTGGAGAAATTTACATTGGAAAAAAATTTATTGATAAATTGAAAGTTGTCGCTTTTCAAGACACTACTTTGCTCGAGCGATTGGGAGAAAATTTATGGATTCATAATGGTGCGCCTGAAAATTTAAAAAAACCTGAAGGTGAGGTAACTGAAGGATATTTAGAGGGAAGTAATGTCAATCCCATGAGAAATTTAACCAATATGATTATTGCGCATCGAAACTATGAAGCTTTGCAGAAAACTGTAAAGTCACATGATGATACTATGCAAAATGCTAATAAAATTTCAGAAGTTCAGTAAAAATCCTTTGCTTAATATAATAAGCGTATAATTATTTAAAATTGCAATATGTTTATAAAAATAGTATAAAAATTAATTATAATTAAACATTATATGTTATCTTATGAACATAGTTTAACCGAAATGCACTTACTTGAATATTTTTTTTATTTAATATAGAAGAAGATTACTTATTGATTTAACTTTTGGAAGGTTATAATGAAAAATTTGAATTCAATACATTTATTTAAAACCGCTCTTAGCTTGGCATCATTTTTGTTTTCATTAAATTCGAATCCACAACAAAATTTATCAAATCCTCAAACTTTGAAAACAGATGGCAATAAAGAATTTAATGCAATTATTCAAGGAAATCCTTTAACACTTGAAGCAGCGATGAATTTAGCTGAAGACTATTCTTTTACTGCAAAAATTGCAGAACAAGATTTTTTAATTGTTGAGTCTCAAGAAAATTCGGCCTTTCGGAGTTTGTTTCCTACTATATCTTCTAATGCTTCGTATACTATAAATAGTGATTCTGTTAACAAACTCATTGGGACAACGGTAGGAACGCAAGCTGGTTTGCCCGATAAAACCTCAATGCTTGGTTCAATTTCTCTTTCTCAGCCTATTATCGGGCTCTATTCTTCACTACAAGCATTACAACAAGCATCTGCTCTCTCAAGGGCATCATTACAAAATAAAGCACAAAGTAAAATTGAGGCTAGGTTTAGTGGTGCCCAAGCATTTATTAATGCTCAAAAAGCAAACCAACTTTTAAAAACCGCAAAGTCATCTGTGGAAGTGGCTGAAAAGCAATTGAGTGATGGCAACGCCCAATATCAAGCCGGAAAATTAACACATGCTGATTTATTAAAGTTTAAGCTAGAGGTAGAAAACTCTAAAACGAGTTATATTCAAGCTCAAACAACATATAAAATTACTCTTATGACCTTAGCAGAAGCCATTGGTATAAGAAATTATAATTCAATTGTTTTAAATAATAGTGAACAATCTGTTTGGGAAACAAAATTACCCGCAATTCCGAGTCTTGAAAGTATACTAGAACAAGCTTTAGCCCAGCGCCATGATGTTCTTGCTGCAAAAGAAAATGTTCTTGCTGCAAATTATGGAAAACAACAAAAGTATAGTACTTATTTGCCTTCATTAAATTTTGTTGCAACGTACTCTAGAAATTTTAGTTCTAAAGATATTAGTGTTAATAGTGTAATTTATTCTGCAAAAGATATTCAAGATACTTTTTCTTATGGAGTTCAATTTTCTTGGGTTATTTGGGATTGGGGAATTCGTCAATCTCAAATTAATAGTACGGTAGCAGCAGAGCAAAAAGCCAAATACGTCTTAGAAAATTTAAATTTAAATGTCAGAATTGATATCACAAATAATTATTTACAATTGCAAAATGCTATTCAAGTATTAGATTCTGCAAAATTATCTGTGCAATATGCACAAGATGTTTATTTGCAAATGAAAGCTCGTTTTGACAATGGCCAAGTTACTGCAACAGACCTTATTTCTTCGGCTAACGCACAAACAACAGCAAGAGCTAATTTGGCCAATTCAAAAGGGGCTCTTGATTTGGCATGGATTTCTTTTCAAAAAAGTTTAGGAAAAAGACTTACTACATTAAATTAAATAATTTAATCTTCGAGATCGTGAGGCATAAAGTCACGAACAGCTCTAAAATTTTTGTTAGGTCTGTAATGAATAAGATTTGTTAATTTACTTGTATAAAGACAGGCATATGTTTCTACTTGTGTCGCAAAACGAGAGTTTTGTCGTCCTGTTTTCATAAGTTCGCCCCATATTGGGTGTAATTCTAAATGATATTTTTTAATTTCTTTTTTTTCTTTTTCTTTAATTATTAATAAATTTTGGTTAGTTTTTGTTATTATTTTTTCAAGTTGCTCTGTCTTGGTTTTTTGTTTTTGTAAATTTTTATTTTTTTCTTGAATGTGTAAAATTTCTAGTTTTTTTTCTAATAAATTTCTTTTTTTGTTTAATATGTCGCATATTTTATATTGTTTTTTTAGATTTTGCGTTGTATTGATTTCTTTTTCTAGCTCTTCAATAACAAGCATAGTTCGCCATCCAATTTCTTTCTTGCTTCTTAAAATGTCACCATAAATATGATCTCCAATATATAATATTTCTGACCCAGTTTTAATACCTAGTATGTTATATAAAAGTTTAAAATGGCCACCTTGAAATACTTTTGGTATCGGTTTTGTAATATTTTTTTCGAAATTAAGAATATCAATATTTTTTAAATAACTTGATTCAAGATCAACTTCATAAATTTGATTTTTTACAGTAAAAAAAGAAGGTTTTTGTGAACCTGTTATCACTAAATCAAATAAACTAAGCCATTCAAATTTTTTATTATCGGTAGAGTATAAGTAACTCATTACAATATTTGTATAATCCCAAAGACTATTTGTTGCTATAAATAATTTTCTACCAGAAGATTTTAATTGTTTTAATACAGGAACTAAATTTTTGTCTTTAGAAATATATTTACTTGGATTTTCGCTAACTTTATTTTTTATACTTCCATCTCTATGACATAGATCGATGCATTTTCTAATGTCTTGATAAATCTCGCAATAGCTTTTATCATTTAGGTTATTTTTTTTATTTTTAAAGTCTACAAGTTGTAAAAATAAAAACGCTTCGGCGAGAGAAAATAAAGTATCTATCAGGGCAAAATTAGGTTCATCATAATTAATTACATTTTCAACATCATATAATTTTCTTCTTTCTTCTCTATTTAATTCTCTAAAGCCATGATACGCAAGTTTTACATATCTATGTCGATCCATTTTTAGAACGTTGCCACGAATTTTATCAATAACAAGTCCTCTTATCATATAATGTGGATCAAATCGCCATTTTAAAATTTCTTCTGGATATTTGATCTCAACAAGTTTTTTTAATGTTTCGTCGTAGGCAAGTTTTTCAAAAGTTTCTGGCTTGTAAAGAGCAAGAGTATAATCCATATCAAAGCCAATTGCTTTAATTGAACTCATATTGAGAGATCGATTACAAAATATTTTTTCACTAATGGGTATAATATTTTTTTGTGCAGATATCATCATCTCTCCTCTTAGTGCACTTCGGTCACCATTAAGTCAGAGAGGTGACTTTATCATGCATAATATTTTCCGAATCGATTTCCAATAAATTTATCATAAGAAATATCTTCTTGGCGAACAAATCCAGCACTCGGTAACTGCCCATGAGCATGAAGATCAACAACTGCGCAAATACCAGAGGCTGTGGTAATTTGGATAGCTCCCCAGTGTTCTCCCCTTATTTCGGCATTATATATTTTTTTAGCGTAGCTGAGTTGACTCAGTTTATTATTTTTTTCACCTGTGACTGTAACAAAAATAATGACAACATCTTGTGTAGTATGCGGCAGAGATCTTTCAAGAATTTTTTTAAAGTTTTCTCTATCATCAATAAACTTTAAATCGTGCAGTAAAGTGTGAATTATTTTTCTATGTCCTGGATAACGTATAGATTTATAGTCCATAAATTTGACTTTACCAGCGAGAGTTTCGGCAAGAGTCCCAAGTCCTCCAGATGTATTGAAGGCTTCATATTCTTCCCCATCTAAATTAAAAAGTTCTTTACCTTCTAAAGCGGGAGTCAGTTCTAGTTTACCATTATTAATAACTTCACAAGGGTTACAATATTCGTTAATTAGACCATCAGTACTCCAGGTTAAATTGTATTTTAAACTATTATGAGGATAAATTGGAAGAGCTCCTACTCGCATTTTTACAGTATGGACAGAATCAAATTGTTCAGTAAGATGTTTTGCTGCAATTGTAATAAAACCAGGAGCTAAGCCACACTGTGGAATAAATGTGCAAGGAGCGTTTTTGGATAGTTCTTTGATGATAGAAGTTGTTTTAACATCTTCTGTTAAATCTAAGTAATTTACTTTTAATTTTCTTGCTGCTTCTGCTATATCTTTATTGCAAAAAAACGGAGCGCAGCTCAATACGTAGTCTTTTTCTTTTAATGCTTTTTCTATTTCTTTAGAAGACATAAAATTAGCGGTATCATAACTAACATTTTTATGAGGATATTTTAATATGGTAGCAGATTTAGCGGTATCTATATTAGAATCAAAAACTGTAATTTGGTATTCTTCGCATTCTGAAAGCATGCTTACAACAAGTTTTCCAATTTTTCCTGCGCCAAAAACGGCTACATTTTTTTTTGCCGACATCTTTGTACCTCTTAATAAATATTGAATTGCCATTTGATTAGATCCATGCGATCTATGTTAACAGTAAGTATGTTTTTCTCACTAGGAATTAAATTGGTCAAGGAGTTTTATTGTGAAAGAAGATCAAAGAGTACAAAAAACGAGCCATTTTTGTTATTGGAACTCTTTAACTGAAGAAAAAAAAGCAGAACTTATTAAGAATTCACAAACAGAAATTGGAGTTAATTCAGAAATTGGGTATTTAAGAAAAGTTTTTTTACACTCTCCAGGACATGAAGTTGAACTCATGACTCCAAAAAATGCTCCAGAGCTTTTGTATAATGATATTATTTATTATAAAAATGTTGTTGCAGGGCACGCGCAGTTAAAATCTGTTTTAAGTTTGGTAAGCAATGTGTTAGAGGTAACAGATTGTCTAGAAGAAATATTAGACATTCCTATAGCAAGAGAGCAGTTACTCGACAAGATTTTAAGATATCAAAATTGTATAGAGTATAAATTAGAACTCGAATCATTACCTTCTGCAGATTTGGCACAAGCTTTATTAACGGGTGTGCCATTAAAACGGAACACACTGGAAACTTGGTTGTCTTCAAAGAATTTTTCTCTTGTTCCGTTACCAAATATGTATTTTATGCGCGATACAAGCATGGTAGTGGGAAATCGAGTGATTACATCAAAAATGGCAAGTTCAGTGCGGTATGCCGAATCACTTATAATGCGCACTATTTATGATTACCATCCAAATTTGCAAGGATATGGTTTGTTACTTGATGCGTTAAATGAGCAAAATGATCCTGAATTTACAATAGAAGGCGGAGATATTCTTGTTATCAATAAAGATCTTTTATTGGTAGGAATCAGTGAGAGAACAACTCCAAAAGCAATTGATACTCTTGTTAATCAATTAATCAAAGCACGAGCTGAAGAAGCTAAAGAAGAACCTTTTAATTTACTCTGTGTTATTTTACCAAAAAATCGAAGCACAATTCATCTTGATATGATTTTTACTGTTGTAAATAATGAACAAGCAATTGTTTACCCTCCTTATGTATTAGGTAGAGAGCGAGCTCGTGTTGTTCGTATTCGTGTTAAACCAGATGGAGATAAAAAATTTAAAGAGGTTGAAGATCTTATTTTAGGCTTGAGAAGTGTCGGGGTGCGAATGGATCCTATTCCTTGTGGTGGAGATGATCCGTTGTATCAACAGCGTGAACAATGGAATAGTGGAGCCAATTTATTTGCGTTTGCTCCTGGAAAAGTCATTAGCTACATTCATGAGCACACGCTTCGGGCTTGCGAGTCAGCTGGGTTTAAAATTGTGTCTGCAAAAGATGTTATCAAGCACCCAACACTGCTGCAAAGTCACTCACCATTGGTTGTTACTGTTGAGGGAAGTGAATTATCTCGTGGAGGTGGAGGGCCGCGGTGCATGACCTGCCCTGTTTTGCGAGATCCAGTATAAATTTTGCAACAATATGCCCCTTTGCATTTGCTCTTGCCTCAAGTCATAATTAAAGGTGACGATACATTAAGTAACGAAGAGGGGAATAATAAGCATGCGAGGAGCGTTTCGATATACAAGTACTTTGTTCATCGCTTCATATATTTTATTACCATCTTCATTTTTATTTAATTCTTGCTCAAGTAACAATGATGTTGCTTCTAGTAAGTTAGAATTAAATCTCCCAGAGCAAAAAAGTTTACTTTCAAAAGTAAAACGTAGCGAAATTAACTATATTTCAAACTTAAAAGATTATTCTCCTCCAACAGAAAAACAACTTATAGATGAAGCTAATTTTCAAAATATTAAGCTTTATAATGAAAGTGCACGTGTTTTAACAGATTGGATTTCAAGATCGTTACCATCTAAAGATCGAATTCAAATTGCAAAAAATTGCGAAAATTTAATTGCTGGATTTAAAAATCAATTTCCCTTAAATGAAGAAACTCTTACCTGTGCTGCATGGTGGTTAGAAAAAAGAAATAATGAAACTTTAGCGAATGCGTCTAAATTATCTGCAGCATCTCCGCCAATTATAAAATTTTTATCTAATAAACAAAGGGCAGAATGGAAAAACTTTGAGGGACTTTCGTTTAATGATGCATTTTATCAATTAGATCCTCCAAGCATTAGTAAAGCTAAAAAAATTTCTGCAGAAGCGCTAGAAGTTGCATCTGATTGCGATTATAGTAATGCAAATGCAGCATTAATTATCAGATTAGAACCATTTTTACCTGATAAAGAGATTTATTCATTCATTGATAAAATATATAATAAAATGAAAAAATGTTTGTCTGCAAATGTTGAACCAAGTGAAAAACTTCATTTAAGGGTTGGGTTATTACGTTTAATTTCAGGGCAACCTGAGATTGCAAAAGAATCACTAGAAGATGCTTTACTAGATAAAGATCCAGGAGAAAGTTCCAGAAGTCTTTTTTGGTTAGGCACAATTCATCATAAATCTAAAAATAATTTAAAAGAAAATCCATATTGGCAAAGATTATTAAAAGAAAATCCAATTTCTCTAGCAGCCATAGTTGCTTCCCAGCAATTAGGAATTGATCCATTAGATAACTTGGTTCCAGATAAAGATATTGAATTGCAGTCCAGAGATTCTAATGTTTGGAACGAAAATAATTTAGAAGCATTTGTTTTTGATTTACTACGGGCAAAAAAACAAGTATCTGCTGCAAAAGAATGGGCAAATTTTGTAGGGAGAACATCTACAATCACAAATCCAAAATTAATTCTTTACTGGATTTTAGCGCAAAATAGTATGAAAAATTATAGATACTCAATTTTTATGTTGGGTAGATATAGTAAATATTATAAAAATTTTCCTGTTAGTAAAACACTTTTATCGTTTCATTTTCCTAAGCCTTATTTAAGAGAAATTGCAAATCACTCAAAAGAGATTGATCCAATTTTTGTATTATCACTTGTTCGTCAAGAGAGTGCTTTTGATACTCATGCCCAATCAACTGCCAACGCTAGAGGTTTGATGCAGGTTTTACCAACAACTGCAAAAACAATAAAAAGAAAAACATCTCCACGCCATTTGTTTGATGCTGATAAAAATTTAGAGATTGGTACTAAATATCTTAATATCTTGTTAAGAAAGTACAATGGAAAAACTGAGTATGCACTTGCAGCCTATAACGCGGGAGCTTCAAATGTAGATAAATGGCGAGAAAGAGTGAGTAGCGATAATATTATGCTTTTTTGTGATTATATGCCTTTTAAAGAAACGCGAAGCTATGTGTCCTTAATTTTAAGAAACTACTATTGGTATACAAGAATTATTTCTGAAAAAGACGATGTATTATCAAAAAAAGTGATTGCTCAAAGCTTAAATGCAAAATGGAAATCAGAGAGAGTTAAAGCTCTCGTTAATCATGCATCAAATGCAGATATAAAATTACGACAAAAAGAATTATTAGATAAAATTTTTATTTTTGGGAAATCAGTATCAAATATTAGTACAAATCAATATGATAATAAAAACTCGAGCAATCTAAAAAATACTCCAAACAAAAATTTTAACTATAAAGATAAGAAAATTAAAGCAATTTCTTTAGAAAAAGAGATTAAGTAATAATAATTTATTACTGAAAGTTATTGATGATTTCTCCTTTGATTGATGAGTTTTTTGTTATATTTATTTTTGAATTTTTGTTTTCAATAATTATATTTCCAGCTACAACTGTATTCTCTAATGTTAGGGTCTGTTGATTAGAGTTATTTAAATTTTCTTTTAATATTATATTTTTATTTATTATAGAATTTTTTATTGTATTATTAAGACCAAAAATTTCAGTATTATCATAAAATATGCTATTATCTGCAAATAAATTTCCAAAAACTTGTGTGTATTTATTAATAACTACTTCGTGAATAAAGGCGTTTTCTGTAACATATAAATTTGAAAATCTTACAAATTTTGCGATAAGTTGACCATAAAAATTACCATTAAAGACAGTAGAATTTAAAAGATTGCTTCTTCCTAAAATTACAAGATTATCTTTGAAATTAGAATTATTAGATACAATATTTCCATTAATAATTATATTAGATGTTGAATGGCATTTATTAAAATTAGCGTTTCCCTCTATCATCAGTTCATTGATTGTATTTTCATTGCAAACATATGTATCACTTGTAGTGGCAAAGCATAAATTTGAAATCAAAAACAAAAAAACACTCAGTCTAAAATACTTCATACTTATTACTCCTTTCGTCAAATTTGTAATATTAAAATTAAATTCTTTATAATTAAAATTAGAACAAGAAGGTCATTAAACTATTTAATAGCATATAAGTACATTTATATCAAATTTTTATTTTAAATATAATTTTTAAAATTTATTGTAAAAACACATTAAAGGTTTAAGTGTTTTTTTAAATTTTTTTATTGTGATGCTTGTTAAAAGGTATAAAAAAAGCAACTGGATATTCTGGATATGAAAGATGACTAGAAGGTTGATTATTGCTCTGACTTTCTTCTAATTTATTGACCTTATCATTAATTTGAGTCATTGATTTAAATTCTAAACAATCTGTAAAATAATATAAACATTTAAATCCTTTTTTTCTTTCATGATAATTATGAGTAAAATAAGACATTAGATTTAGCAACCAGGATTGTCCTCGATTAAGAGGATAGCAATTAAAATATTCAAATTTTTGAGTATTTTTAAAGCCAAATACATCTAAATAATTTAAAATTCTAATAGTGAAAATTTCTCCCATTGCATTTGCATTCATCATCATATAAATAGAAGAATTTTTATGTTTTACAGCTTTTAAGGCACAATCTAAAAAAATTTTTAAATCATAATAGTTTTGAGGTGGATCAAAACAAATTACAGAAAATAATTTAC
This region of Spirobacillus cienkowskii genomic DNA includes:
- a CDS encoding hybrid sensor histidine kinase/response regulator; amino-acid sequence: MNLKPIAEEISSRSARNGFLFASIACIILSTILLLVLYDIYFRRTQKLLNGYIPEINSSLSVGDVFFAKKMLSSIQKSNYFSSIYIYSLVNNNILVLNGDTPPPSLNINVSSKLYFKIYKGNFLFITVLPIDDNLAINDNSIVVIQKVNYFLIFLIFLMIVLFWTLIFIFVKNQSKKNYEKMFVPIMKLSENLKEISLSKENYNKFITYHELDIIYKNFNKVYVELKEAQNQLKQMEMMRAVSSTIQKLAHDLRHPFAHIKNSLHVMLRLSSYEEIRQYILETGKSIEKDILGVENMLSDLLHFRTEESPHLVDTNFYQLLYSVIKNSFEVQKKVEISLYYKFNHKFMICVDIHKMERVLSNIITNAIEAMQGIGEMSFVTREFVNDSIFYFELCISNTNSYIDENSGDKIFDLFFTQGKQRGTGLGLGIAKEIIEQHRGKIFYTSSVTKGVKFYIQLPQPTKLKEDINDSIEFPVEASFFVKNFDSIYNNSQVEYEKRSNLIEEKILSLLNSKSNSKKFQILILEDDETYIKNFSTLISSNFLSNYFEILPFKDFWSAYNGVKNFNPEFIICDIDLGIKDLNGFDFVKKLREEGNNSKICIHTNRFLKCDLEKSLEVNSDFFIAKPMSRFQFLKFIYSYFNPECNERFLSSEIVLQSSDNHDFIIIIDDEYDYHKFWSVSVYDAQIKCFFHPDAALKYFIDNPEFLNKVAFIIVDYYYDKSALNVSQMSFTDSIRKFNYKNPIIISTNASLNQNDHKQFDGVIAKQVYSLSKLNSMFPNNGSTLS
- a CDS encoding flagellar hook-basal body protein, which gives rise to MLKNVYAPLSGGVLQERVMEIISNNLANTNTTAFKEDEIAFQEQEANPWPSYATPHPPAPFKINMQELWPLKGNEMSYVTLSEIKTAHTQGPMIKTGNSLDVAIQGDGFFEVMTPFGERFTRDGAFSISNDGVLITKTGAVVQGENGAISGLEAKNFSILATGEIYIGKKFIDKLKVVAFQDTTLLERLGENLWIHNGAPENLKKPEGEVTEGYLEGSNVNPMRNLTNMIIAHRNYEALQKTVKSHDDTMQNANKISEVQ
- a CDS encoding TolC family protein — translated: MKNLNSIHLFKTALSLASFLFSLNSNPQQNLSNPQTLKTDGNKEFNAIIQGNPLTLEAAMNLAEDYSFTAKIAEQDFLIVESQENSAFRSLFPTISSNASYTINSDSVNKLIGTTVGTQAGLPDKTSMLGSISLSQPIIGLYSSLQALQQASALSRASLQNKAQSKIEARFSGAQAFINAQKANQLLKTAKSSVEVAEKQLSDGNAQYQAGKLTHADLLKFKLEVENSKTSYIQAQTTYKITLMTLAEAIGIRNYNSIVLNNSEQSVWETKLPAIPSLESILEQALAQRHDVLAAKENVLAANYGKQQKYSTYLPSLNFVATYSRNFSSKDISVNSVIYSAKDIQDTFSYGVQFSWVIWDWGIRQSQINSTVAAEQKAKYVLENLNLNVRIDITNNYLQLQNAIQVLDSAKLSVQYAQDVYLQMKARFDNGQVTATDLISSANAQTTARANLANSKGALDLAWISFQKSLGKRLTTLN
- a CDS encoding HAD-IG family 5'-nucleotidase: MISAQKNIIPISEKIFCNRSLNMSSIKAIGFDMDYTLALYKPETFEKLAYDETLKKLVEIKYPEEILKWRFDPHYMIRGLVIDKIRGNVLKMDRHRYVKLAYHGFRELNREERRKLYDVENVINYDEPNFALIDTLFSLAEAFLFLQLVDFKNKKNNLNDKSYCEIYQDIRKCIDLCHRDGSIKNKVSENPSKYISKDKNLVPVLKQLKSSGRKLFIATNSLWDYTNIVMSYLYSTDNKKFEWLSLFDLVITGSQKPSFFTVKNQIYEVDLESSYLKNIDILNFEKNITKPIPKVFQGGHFKLLYNILGIKTGSEILYIGDHIYGDILRSKKEIGWRTMLVIEELEKEINTTQNLKKQYKICDILNKKRNLLEKKLEILHIQEKNKNLQKQKTKTEQLEKIITKTNQNLLIIKEKEKKEIKKYHLELHPIWGELMKTGRQNSRFATQVETYACLYTSKLTNLIHYRPNKNFRAVRDFMPHDLED
- a CDS encoding saccharopine dehydrogenase family protein — its product is MAIQYLLRGTKMSAKKNVAVFGAGKIGKLVVSMLSECEEYQITVFDSNIDTAKSATILKYPHKNVSYDTANFMSSKEIEKALKEKDYVLSCAPFFCNKDIAEAARKLKVNYLDLTEDVKTTSIIKELSKNAPCTFIPQCGLAPGFITIAAKHLTEQFDSVHTVKMRVGALPIYPHNSLKYNLTWSTDGLINEYCNPCEVINNGKLELTPALEGKELFNLDGEEYEAFNTSGGLGTLAETLAGKVKFMDYKSIRYPGHRKIIHTLLHDLKFIDDRENFKKILERSLPHTTQDVVIIFVTVTGEKNNKLSQLSYAKKIYNAEIRGEHWGAIQITTASGICAVVDLHAHGQLPSAGFVRQEDISYDKFIGNRFGKYYA
- a CDS encoding arginine deiminase family protein — encoded protein: MKEDQRVQKTSHFCYWNSLTEEKKAELIKNSQTEIGVNSEIGYLRKVFLHSPGHEVELMTPKNAPELLYNDIIYYKNVVAGHAQLKSVLSLVSNVLEVTDCLEEILDIPIAREQLLDKILRYQNCIEYKLELESLPSADLAQALLTGVPLKRNTLETWLSSKNFSLVPLPNMYFMRDTSMVVGNRVITSKMASSVRYAESLIMRTIYDYHPNLQGYGLLLDALNEQNDPEFTIEGGDILVINKDLLLVGISERTTPKAIDTLVNQLIKARAEEAKEEPFNLLCVILPKNRSTIHLDMIFTVVNNEQAIVYPPYVLGRERARVVRIRVKPDGDKKFKEVEDLILGLRSVGVRMDPIPCGGDDPLYQQREQWNSGANLFAFAPGKVISYIHEHTLRACESAGFKIVSAKDVIKHPTLLQSHSPLVVTVEGSELSRGGGGPRCMTCPVLRDPV
- a CDS encoding lytic transglycosylase domain-containing protein yields the protein MRGAFRYTSTLFIASYILLPSSFLFNSCSSNNDVASSKLELNLPEQKSLLSKVKRSEINYISNLKDYSPPTEKQLIDEANFQNIKLYNESARVLTDWISRSLPSKDRIQIAKNCENLIAGFKNQFPLNEETLTCAAWWLEKRNNETLANASKLSAASPPIIKFLSNKQRAEWKNFEGLSFNDAFYQLDPPSISKAKKISAEALEVASDCDYSNANAALIIRLEPFLPDKEIYSFIDKIYNKMKKCLSANVEPSEKLHLRVGLLRLISGQPEIAKESLEDALLDKDPGESSRSLFWLGTIHHKSKNNLKENPYWQRLLKENPISLAAIVASQQLGIDPLDNLVPDKDIELQSRDSNVWNENNLEAFVFDLLRAKKQVSAAKEWANFVGRTSTITNPKLILYWILAQNSMKNYRYSIFMLGRYSKYYKNFPVSKTLLSFHFPKPYLREIANHSKEIDPIFVLSLVRQESAFDTHAQSTANARGLMQVLPTTAKTIKRKTSPRHLFDADKNLEIGTKYLNILLRKYNGKTEYALAAYNAGASNVDKWRERVSSDNIMLFCDYMPFKETRSYVSLILRNYYWYTRIISEKDDVLSKKVIAQSLNAKWKSERVKALVNHASNADIKLRQKELLDKIFIFGKSVSNISTNQYDNKNSSNLKNTPNKNFNYKDKKIKAISLEKEIK
- a CDS encoding bis-aminopropyl spermidine synthase family protein; its protein translation is MKIKEIFHKILCSTLSIFFRSKTVKHILKLNSKEKMLFLRKIIDENIKYHKSENNELIIKKPSLKFVEHYNQLPCTVETRKKRADLLEKNGYRDKEILLMGDDDLLCVELASRKFKYITVLDCDKSLLNKLKILTHDAKFPITFLHIDLYQGLPNYLSKLFSVICFDPPQNYYDLKIFLDCALKAVKHKNSSIYMMMNANAMGEIFTIRILNYLDVFGFKNTQKFEYFNCYPLNRGQSWLLNLMSYFTHNYHERKKGFKCLYYFTDCLEFKSMTQINDKVNKLEESQSNNQPSSHLSYPEYPVAFFIPFNKHHNKKI